The Nocardioides sp. S-1144 genome includes a region encoding these proteins:
- a CDS encoding SagB family peptide dehydrogenase produces MTTFAHDYTEQILHRGRVYMDPVDFVPNWSDKPRKQKFYPDADRLPLGTAPYPGDASVDAGLHGAETHRLGHDLDTLGALLQDSYGLSGRRLGIQANTDLGGLPWYVDANWSRGTASGGGLYPVAVYLVAGPSSDLVPGVYHYSPSHHALQRLLVGDVSGDVRAALGGRCDDTDTFLVLGIKYWQNAFKYNSFSFHAVTMDVGTVLGTWRLWSRARGAAVEPHLWFDEPALAHLLGVEPSLEGIHAVVPLGGPGAVTTAAPTGARVALRDHEKSRVSFGFEAVETMQAETQAGCLDVPTPASLDAARPTFPAPDDGSLVALPPARPMPVDVRAALRRRRSSFGRFQGDPMPAEELGALLAAGQAGAVASEATPSGADARGITTLYAFVNHVEGVAPGAYRYHPAEHALEPVVAGGQGRFLQDNYFLSNYNMEQAGAVIVPTVRTHAVLDAVGSRGYRLVNATIGAVSQATYTAAAALDTGCGVALGFDNISFIELLGLEESGEKPLLVMAVGRERGSEGDFGSSLVPAEVPAHVEAGA; encoded by the coding sequence ATGACGACCTTCGCGCACGACTACACCGAGCAGATCCTGCACCGCGGACGGGTCTACATGGATCCCGTCGACTTCGTCCCGAACTGGAGCGACAAGCCGCGCAAGCAGAAGTTCTACCCCGACGCCGACCGGCTCCCGCTGGGCACAGCGCCCTACCCGGGCGACGCGAGCGTCGACGCCGGCCTGCACGGCGCGGAGACCCACCGCCTCGGTCACGACCTCGACACCCTCGGCGCGCTGCTCCAGGACTCCTACGGGCTCTCGGGTCGCCGGCTCGGCATCCAGGCCAACACCGACCTCGGCGGGCTGCCCTGGTACGTCGACGCCAACTGGTCGCGCGGCACGGCCTCGGGCGGCGGTCTCTACCCCGTCGCCGTCTACCTGGTGGCCGGTCCCTCCTCGGACCTGGTGCCCGGCGTCTACCACTACTCACCCTCGCACCACGCCCTGCAGCGGCTGCTCGTCGGCGACGTCAGCGGCGACGTCCGGGCCGCGCTGGGCGGGCGCTGCGACGACACCGACACCTTTCTCGTGCTCGGCATCAAGTACTGGCAGAACGCGTTCAAGTACAACAGCTTCAGCTTCCACGCCGTGACCATGGACGTCGGCACCGTGCTGGGCACCTGGCGGCTGTGGAGCCGGGCCCGCGGGGCGGCCGTCGAGCCGCACCTGTGGTTCGACGAGCCCGCGCTGGCCCACCTGCTCGGCGTCGAGCCGAGCCTCGAGGGCATCCACGCCGTGGTGCCGCTCGGCGGTCCCGGGGCCGTCACCACCGCCGCCCCCACCGGTGCCCGGGTCGCGCTGCGCGACCACGAGAAGTCGCGGGTCAGCTTCGGGTTCGAGGCGGTCGAGACGATGCAGGCCGAGACCCAGGCCGGGTGCCTCGACGTGCCGACGCCGGCGTCGCTGGACGCGGCGCGGCCCACCTTCCCCGCCCCCGACGACGGGTCGCTGGTCGCGCTGCCGCCGGCGCGGCCGATGCCGGTCGACGTCCGCGCGGCCCTGCGCCGGCGCCGCAGCAGCTTCGGTCGCTTCCAGGGCGACCCGATGCCGGCCGAGGAGCTCGGCGCGCTGCTGGCCGCCGGCCAGGCCGGCGCGGTCGCCAGCGAGGCGACGCCGTCAGGCGCGGACGCCCGGGGGATCACCACGCTCTACGCCTTCGTCAACCACGTCGAGGGCGTCGCCCCCGGCGCCTACCGCTACCACCCGGCCGAGCACGCGCTCGAGCCGGTCGTGGCCGGCGGGCAGGGGCGCTTCCTCCAGGACAACTACTTCCTCTCGAACTACAACATGGAGCAGGCCGGCGCCGTGATCGTGCCGACCGTGCGCACCCACGCCGTGCTCGACGCCGTCGGCTCCCGGGGCTACCGCCTCGTCAACGCCACCATCGGCGCGGTCTCGCAGGCCACCTACACCGCGGCCGCTGCGCTCGACACCGGCTGCGGCGTGGCCCTCGGCTTCGACAACATCTCCTTCATCGAGCTCCTGGGGCTGGAGGAGTCGGGCGAGAAGCCACTGCTCGTGATGGCCGTGGGCCGCGAGCGGGGCTCCGAGGGCGACTTCGGGTCGTCGCTCGTCCCGGCCGAGGTCCCGGCGCACGTCGAGGCGGGTGCGTGA
- a CDS encoding TOMM precursor leader peptide-binding protein gives MTITPARPGVAPPDTQRRARPLPGLAAAVAAVGAGGRPRTAWLGLDDAFRVAPDLDDTAGPDGTDGTDGTDGPPVLVHDRQALVGPVAPVPGEACPTCLARRWQAVRPETLRTALELGHGARHGVDEPWANPFADLTVASLSALVGPRPGTLHAEVHDVDLERLHVTRHAVVADPECQSCGALPEDAPWQPHLAASPKPAPDSYRGRSIFDYDLDLDAYANPVCGALGPGIVRDVTSTTTSATVGCLMVRSAEYLRETFWGGHDDRFDVSARIGVLEGLERAAGMRPRGVTTAVTASYHEVAADAGGAGVLDPRTCGLYDDAFHAEHPWIHPFDPDRPIRWVWAHSLRDDRPVLVPEVQAYYHIPGQENRFVQESSSGCATGASEVEATWFGLLEVLERDAFLLGWYGGRPLPEIDVASSANLSTRATVERLALHGYRARFFDARVTFPVPVVIGVAERVDGGMGRLCFGAGASLDPEVAIEGALCEIATDAPNSRLRCTNHEPRLRAMVDDFAHVQSLHDHPLLHGIPEMRGYSDFLLAEQPTSTVHQRFEVDRPRPRPSLDLRTDLDTVLGLVTDAGFDVLVVDQTMPEQRALGLHTVSVLVPGLLPLDFGWSRQRARSQPRMLTARREAGLDDRDLTAEELTPAPHPLP, from the coding sequence ATGACCATCACCCCGGCCCGACCGGGCGTGGCGCCGCCCGACACCCAGCGCCGGGCGCGGCCGCTGCCCGGCCTCGCCGCCGCCGTCGCCGCCGTGGGTGCCGGGGGTCGGCCGAGGACCGCGTGGCTCGGTCTCGACGACGCCTTCCGGGTCGCCCCGGACCTCGACGACACCGCGGGCCCCGACGGCACCGACGGCACCGACGGCACCGACGGCCCGCCGGTCCTGGTGCACGACCGCCAGGCGCTGGTCGGCCCGGTCGCCCCCGTGCCCGGCGAGGCCTGCCCCACCTGCCTGGCCCGCCGCTGGCAGGCGGTGCGCCCCGAGACGCTGCGCACCGCGCTCGAGCTCGGCCACGGCGCCCGCCACGGTGTCGACGAGCCGTGGGCGAACCCCTTCGCGGACCTCACCGTGGCCTCGCTCTCGGCCCTGGTCGGGCCGCGGCCCGGCACACTGCACGCCGAGGTGCACGACGTCGACCTGGAGCGGCTGCACGTCACCCGGCACGCCGTCGTCGCCGACCCCGAGTGCCAGTCCTGCGGCGCGCTGCCCGAGGACGCCCCGTGGCAGCCGCACCTCGCGGCCTCGCCGAAGCCGGCCCCCGACAGCTACCGCGGCCGCTCGATCTTCGACTACGACCTCGACCTCGACGCCTACGCCAACCCGGTGTGCGGCGCCCTGGGTCCCGGCATCGTCCGCGACGTCACCTCGACGACGACGTCGGCCACGGTCGGCTGCCTGATGGTCCGGTCCGCCGAGTACCTGCGCGAGACGTTCTGGGGCGGGCACGACGACCGGTTCGACGTCAGCGCCCGGATCGGCGTCCTGGAAGGCCTCGAGCGGGCCGCCGGGATGCGCCCGCGCGGCGTCACGACCGCGGTCACGGCCAGCTACCACGAGGTCGCCGCGGACGCCGGCGGCGCCGGGGTGCTCGACCCGCGCACGTGCGGGCTCTACGACGACGCCTTCCACGCCGAGCACCCCTGGATCCACCCCTTCGACCCCGACCGCCCGATCCGCTGGGTCTGGGCGCACTCGCTGCGCGACGACCGCCCGGTCCTGGTGCCCGAGGTGCAGGCCTACTACCACATCCCCGGCCAGGAGAACCGGTTCGTGCAGGAAAGCTCCAGCGGCTGCGCGACGGGGGCCAGCGAGGTCGAGGCGACCTGGTTCGGGCTCCTCGAGGTCCTCGAGCGCGACGCCTTCCTGCTCGGCTGGTACGGCGGACGCCCGCTCCCGGAGATCGACGTCGCGAGCAGCGCCAACCTCTCCACCCGGGCCACCGTCGAGCGGCTCGCGCTGCACGGCTACCGCGCCCGCTTCTTCGACGCCCGGGTCACCTTCCCGGTGCCCGTCGTCATCGGCGTCGCCGAGCGCGTCGACGGCGGCATGGGCCGCCTGTGCTTCGGCGCCGGCGCCTCGCTCGACCCGGAGGTCGCCATCGAGGGCGCGCTCTGCGAGATCGCCACCGACGCCCCCAACAGCCGGCTGCGCTGCACCAACCACGAGCCGCGCCTGCGGGCCATGGTCGACGACTTCGCCCACGTCCAGTCGCTGCACGACCACCCGCTGCTGCACGGCATCCCGGAGATGCGGGGCTACTCCGACTTCCTGCTCGCCGAGCAGCCGACGAGCACCGTGCACCAGCGCTTCGAGGTCGACCGGCCGCGCCCGCGCCCCTCGCTCGACCTGCGGACGGACCTCGACACGGTGCTGGGCCTGGTCACCGACGCCGGCTTCGACGTGCTGGTGGTCGACCAGACGATGCCCGAGCAGCGGGCCCTCGGCCTGCACACGGTCAGCGTGCTGGTGCCCGGCCTGCTGCCGCTCGACTTCGGCTGGTCGCGCCAGCGGGCGCGCTCGCAGCCCCGGATGCTCACCGCGCGCCGCGAGGCCGGCCTCGACGACCGCGACCTCACGGCCGAGGAGCTCACCCCGGCCCCGCACCCCCTGCCCTGA
- a CDS encoding transcriptional activator protein, with product MTTFDQIAPTRPRLQRDVLFTETPQGVLFHNSKGGFHLNSGSAYRFASLVVPHLDGRASVAELGGGLGEAQRSMMATLVSSLLERGFARDVAATGGDLELDDAAVTERFGAQLNYIDHYVDDASRRFERFRSARVAVLGTGDVATWCVRALVRNGASTLVADVAGDPEVGATVAELAAAGVTTVLQPLDAGTGPRGWADLGDVDVVVVAGTGAVAQAHRLEAEAGAAPSGVVVLPAWVIGRRSVIGPIIEPGSQTTWAGAVRALGRGRQADEAAVWEQVAQPALGSPVGPEGPMAAMIGNHLAYEVFRAVTGCLPAETRGGVVIQDLDSLDVVAEGLLPDPALPTTRPLDPDDTIDWTLLDPPYDAHAHEGAADEDPVAVALNQRSRLVQQHTGLVPEFTDDAWTQTPLKLSSATLSTGRDRTETLVVADIDHVAAARLRVLDRVAVRHAATARTRPTRGRSLADAVEVEAPATGEHTGHAAGGTLGAATVRALARAVAHRGVVDALRGAPVHRVDLDACLTQDAVPGTRRGAEVTFLLRSAELLGVELEVLEVAAPAGAARVALVRSPSHRDVHAVAAALDLPTAVRDAVVDVVGTVQARTDAAGTAAEPASCSVVEPVVPALDPWTLQVRDDAGTRPTAPTWEESVTRLAVSGLSPVAVRTTTAALAPAGVETVAVTLVEDGSAR from the coding sequence ATGACCACGTTCGACCAGATCGCCCCCACCCGCCCCCGACTCCAGCGCGACGTCCTCTTCACCGAGACCCCGCAGGGGGTGCTCTTCCACAACTCCAAGGGCGGCTTCCACCTCAACTCCGGGAGCGCCTACCGCTTCGCCTCGCTCGTGGTCCCGCACCTCGACGGTCGCGCCAGCGTCGCCGAGCTCGGCGGCGGGCTCGGCGAGGCCCAGCGCTCGATGATGGCGACCCTGGTCTCCTCGCTCCTCGAGCGCGGCTTCGCCCGCGACGTCGCCGCCACCGGCGGCGACCTCGAGCTCGACGACGCCGCGGTCACCGAGCGCTTCGGCGCCCAGCTCAACTACATCGACCACTACGTCGACGACGCCTCGCGCCGCTTCGAGCGCTTCCGCTCGGCCCGCGTGGCCGTGCTCGGCACCGGTGACGTCGCCACCTGGTGCGTCCGGGCCCTGGTCCGCAACGGCGCGAGCACGCTGGTGGCGGACGTCGCCGGCGACCCCGAGGTGGGGGCGACCGTCGCCGAGCTCGCCGCCGCCGGCGTCACCACCGTCCTGCAGCCGCTCGACGCCGGCACGGGGCCGCGCGGCTGGGCCGACCTGGGCGACGTCGACGTCGTCGTGGTCGCCGGGACCGGCGCGGTCGCGCAGGCCCACCGCCTCGAGGCCGAGGCCGGGGCGGCGCCGTCCGGCGTCGTCGTGCTGCCGGCCTGGGTCATCGGCCGTCGCTCGGTGATCGGCCCGATCATCGAGCCCGGCAGCCAGACCACCTGGGCCGGCGCCGTCCGCGCCCTCGGGCGCGGCCGCCAGGCCGACGAGGCGGCGGTCTGGGAGCAGGTCGCGCAGCCCGCCCTCGGCTCGCCCGTCGGTCCGGAGGGCCCGATGGCCGCGATGATCGGCAACCACCTCGCCTACGAGGTCTTCCGGGCCGTCACCGGCTGCCTGCCCGCCGAGACCCGCGGCGGCGTCGTCATCCAGGACCTCGACTCGCTCGACGTCGTCGCCGAGGGGCTGCTGCCCGACCCGGCGCTGCCGACGACGCGGCCGCTCGACCCCGACGACACCATCGACTGGACCCTGCTCGACCCGCCCTACGACGCCCACGCCCACGAGGGCGCGGCCGACGAGGACCCGGTCGCGGTCGCCCTCAACCAGCGCTCCCGGCTCGTGCAGCAGCACACCGGGCTGGTCCCGGAGTTCACCGACGACGCGTGGACCCAGACCCCGCTCAAGCTGAGCAGCGCCACCCTCTCGACCGGCCGGGACCGCACCGAGACGCTCGTCGTGGCCGACATCGACCACGTGGCCGCCGCGCGGCTGCGGGTGCTCGACCGGGTCGCCGTGCGGCACGCGGCCACGGCCCGCACCCGGCCGACCCGCGGTCGGTCGCTGGCCGACGCGGTCGAGGTGGAGGCGCCCGCGACCGGCGAGCACACCGGCCACGCCGCCGGCGGCACCCTCGGCGCGGCGACCGTGCGGGCCCTGGCCCGGGCGGTGGCCCACCGGGGCGTCGTCGACGCCCTGCGCGGCGCGCCGGTGCACCGCGTCGACCTCGACGCCTGCCTGACCCAGGACGCCGTCCCGGGCACCCGCCGCGGCGCCGAGGTCACCTTCCTGCTGCGCTCGGCCGAGCTGCTCGGCGTCGAGCTCGAGGTGCTCGAGGTCGCCGCGCCCGCCGGCGCCGCCCGGGTCGCCCTGGTCCGCTCGCCCAGCCACCGCGACGTCCACGCCGTCGCCGCCGCGCTCGACCTGCCCACCGCCGTCCGCGACGCCGTGGTGGACGTCGTCGGCACCGTCCAGGCCCGCACCGACGCCGCCGGCACCGCCGCGGAGCCCGCGTCGTGCAGCGTGGTCGAGCCCGTCGTGCCGGCCCTGGACCCGTGGACCCTCCAGGTGCGCGACGACGCCGGGACCCGGCCGACCGCGCCCACCTGGGAGGAGTCGGTCACCCGGCTGGCGGTCTCCGGGCTGTCACCCGTCGCGGTCCGCACGACCACCGCGGCGCTCGCCCCGGCCGGGGTCGAGACCGTCGCGGTCACCCTCGTCGAGGACGGCTCGGCCCGATGA
- a CDS encoding BTAD domain-containing putative transcriptional regulator produces the protein MNPDHLPAPHPTFRVLGPVSVWDGESYQPLPASKPVSMLATLLTSPNEVTSNEFLLRAVWGDEADVDARSALRTCTTRLRKLLVRHNLGDDLIQTVSGGYRLRAGVEELDLLLFREHVVGSTRLEGVDPQVRALRGALDLWQGSLLCNVGSDVLHRGVVPLLEEERLQVLERIVDLLVRDGRDQEALAELQLLTRSHEGHERFALQLVGVLYRAGRREDALAECTRMKQYLSDELGLDPTPELTAAEMAILTGQPMVPGATAPPAPTATSLSVAAPAVDDTTGPAAAGPVASGVGDAGGTGGTVHLLRPAAVVEEQPPAPAPTLPTSRSLLGSSGFVGREDELDRLVNQLTGRDGVRSLCLLVGSPGVGKTSLALHAAARVAEHVAGHGAGGSVQAMVRMRDHDDRPRDREDVVADLAAQLGPGAHDTSTSPGLLLLDDAVREQDVAAIADAYPHRSVLITTGAPMLRLVRTHGALVHRVEELQMADALALLGRLLGPAGVAEDMLAAYDIVTHCWRNPLALRVFAATLQTRPAWGLSAAAQWLREDPVARLSGGAGDLSLAAYFDLAMLRLEPPLPDVVTRLSALDDDGFSLREAGDALDGDRFGPPHQHLDDLVNRGWLDELAPGTFRVDPLVRAFALRSPAPARGPSAVPVLRPCPALDPPQEGAR, from the coding sequence ATGAACCCCGACCACCTGCCGGCCCCCCACCCGACGTTCCGGGTGCTCGGACCCGTGAGCGTGTGGGACGGGGAGAGCTACCAGCCGCTACCGGCGTCGAAGCCGGTGAGCATGCTCGCCACCCTGCTCACCTCGCCCAACGAGGTCACCTCGAACGAGTTCCTGTTGCGGGCCGTGTGGGGCGACGAGGCCGACGTCGACGCCCGCTCGGCCCTGCGCACCTGCACCACCCGGCTGCGCAAGCTGCTCGTGCGCCACAACCTGGGCGACGACCTCATCCAGACCGTGTCCGGCGGCTACCGGCTGCGGGCCGGCGTCGAAGAGCTCGACCTCCTCCTCTTCCGCGAGCACGTCGTCGGCTCGACCCGCCTCGAGGGCGTCGACCCGCAGGTGCGCGCCCTCCGCGGCGCGCTCGACCTCTGGCAGGGCTCGCTGCTGTGCAACGTCGGCTCCGACGTCCTGCACCGCGGCGTGGTCCCGCTGCTGGAGGAGGAGCGGCTGCAGGTGCTCGAGCGCATCGTCGACCTGCTCGTCCGCGACGGCCGCGACCAGGAGGCGCTGGCCGAGCTGCAGCTGCTCACCCGCAGCCACGAGGGCCACGAGCGCTTCGCCCTCCAGCTCGTCGGGGTGCTCTACCGCGCCGGTCGCCGCGAGGACGCCCTGGCCGAGTGCACCCGGATGAAGCAGTACCTCTCCGACGAGCTCGGGCTCGACCCGACGCCCGAGCTGACCGCGGCCGAGATGGCGATCCTCACCGGCCAGCCGATGGTCCCGGGCGCCACCGCGCCGCCCGCCCCGACGGCGACCTCGTTGTCGGTCGCGGCGCCCGCCGTCGACGACACCACCGGCCCGGCCGCGGCCGGCCCGGTCGCCTCGGGCGTGGGCGACGCCGGCGGCACCGGCGGCACCGTCCACCTCCTGCGCCCGGCCGCGGTCGTCGAGGAGCAGCCGCCCGCCCCGGCGCCCACCCTGCCCACGTCCCGGTCGCTGCTCGGGAGCTCCGGCTTCGTCGGCCGCGAGGACGAGCTCGACCGGCTGGTGAACCAGCTGACCGGGCGCGACGGCGTCCGCTCGCTGTGCCTGCTCGTCGGCTCGCCCGGCGTCGGCAAGACCTCGCTCGCCCTGCACGCCGCGGCCCGCGTCGCCGAGCACGTGGCCGGGCACGGCGCCGGTGGCTCGGTGCAGGCCATGGTCCGGATGCGCGACCACGACGACCGGCCCCGCGACCGCGAGGACGTGGTGGCCGACCTCGCCGCCCAGCTCGGCCCCGGCGCCCACGACACGTCGACGTCGCCCGGGCTGCTCCTCCTCGACGACGCCGTGCGCGAGCAGGACGTCGCCGCCATCGCCGACGCCTACCCGCACCGCTCGGTGCTGATCACCACCGGGGCGCCGATGCTGCGGCTGGTGCGCACCCACGGGGCGCTGGTCCACCGCGTCGAGGAGCTGCAGATGGCCGACGCCCTGGCGCTGCTCGGCCGGCTGCTCGGCCCCGCCGGCGTCGCGGAGGACATGCTGGCCGCCTACGACATCGTCACCCACTGCTGGCGCAACCCGCTCGCGCTGCGCGTCTTCGCGGCGACCCTCCAGACCCGGCCGGCCTGGGGCCTGTCCGCGGCGGCGCAGTGGCTGCGGGAGGACCCGGTGGCCCGGCTCTCCGGCGGCGCGGGAGACCTGTCGCTCGCGGCCTACTTCGACCTGGCCATGCTGCGCCTGGAGCCCCCGCTGCCCGACGTCGTGACCCGTCTGTCCGCGCTCGACGACGACGGGTTCTCGCTGCGCGAGGCCGGGGACGCCCTCGACGGCGACCGGTTCGGGCCGCCCCACCAGCACCTCGACGACCTCGTCAACCGCGGCTGGCTCGACGAGCTCGCCCCGGGGACGTTCCGGGTCGACCCGCTCGTGCGGGCCTTCGCCCTCCGGAGCCCGGCCCCGGCGCGCGGCCCGAGCGCCGTCCCCGTCCTCCGCCCCTGTCCCGCCCTCGATCCGCCCCAGGAAGGTGCCCGATGA